From a single Anaerolineales bacterium genomic region:
- a CDS encoding macro domain-containing protein: protein MIEFIKGNLLEAEAEALVNTVNTVGVMGKGIALQFREAFPENYKVYQKACKQGQVQIGKMLVHDQGQFVIPRFIINFPTKSHWREKSKLQDVKAGLVDLERVIREYGIKSIAVPPLGCGSGGLDWNIVRPMITDSLNQFEDVRVLIYEPVGAPKAEHIRVATEKPAMTEGRAALIYLMARYTVSGYRFSLLEIQKLMYFMQVAGQPLRLNYVKKQYGPYAENLNHVLQRVEGHFLRGYGDRSGKANVYLLPNAEREAAEFLSDKPDLQSRLQKVIELIEGFETPYGMELLSTVHWLADEEPAVKTDPNVAVKGFQSWNQRKRDYFKPEHIFTAWEHLRNLGWI, encoded by the coding sequence ATGATTGAATTTATCAAAGGAAACCTACTAGAAGCTGAAGCCGAAGCCCTTGTGAACACGGTAAATACCGTGGGTGTGATGGGCAAGGGTATCGCCTTGCAATTTCGCGAAGCCTTCCCTGAAAACTACAAGGTATATCAAAAAGCCTGCAAGCAAGGGCAAGTGCAAATTGGGAAAATGCTGGTCCATGACCAGGGGCAATTTGTCATTCCGCGCTTTATCATTAATTTCCCTACCAAAAGCCATTGGCGTGAAAAATCCAAATTACAGGATGTAAAAGCGGGTCTGGTGGATTTGGAACGAGTCATTCGAGAATATGGCATAAAGTCCATTGCAGTTCCGCCTTTGGGATGTGGAAGCGGCGGTCTGGATTGGAACATCGTCCGCCCTATGATAACTGATTCGCTCAATCAATTTGAAGACGTCCGGGTACTTATCTATGAACCCGTTGGTGCGCCAAAAGCCGAGCACATCCGTGTCGCCACAGAAAAACCAGCCATGACAGAAGGGCGTGCGGCTCTTATTTACCTAATGGCGCGTTATACTGTTTCAGGATATCGCTTCTCTCTGTTGGAGATTCAGAAACTAATGTATTTCATGCAAGTGGCAGGGCAACCCTTGCGTCTGAATTATGTGAAAAAACAGTATGGTCCGTATGCCGAGAATTTGAACCACGTCCTCCAACGTGTGGAAGGTCATTTCCTGCGCGGGTATGGAGATCGAAGCGGAAAAGCCAACGTGTACCTCCTGCCCAATGCAGAACGGGAGGCGGCTGAGTTTCTAAGTGACAAGCCTGATCTCCAAAGCCGGCTGCAAAAAGTAATTGAACTGATTGAAGGATTTGAAACTCCATATGGAATGGAATTGCTTTCCACTGTCCACTGGCTGGCAGATGAAGAACCTGCTGTAAAGACTGATCCAAATGTCGCGGTCAAAGGTTTTCAATCGTGGAATCAACGTAAACGTGATTATTTCAAACCTGAGCATATTTTCACTGCCTGGGAACATTTACGAAATTTAGGGTGGATCTAA
- a CDS encoding DUF4433 domain-containing protein, with protein sequence MTDIYHITHIRNLPNIIQEGGLWCDAESVRRNIQPVEIAYTEIKERRTRRNVTVPPGGVLAEYVPFYFCNRSPMLYTIHKGNVPAYRDGQENILHLVSSAEAVAQAGLPFVFSDGHAVVQISLFYNDLNRLNEVDWKVVESWSWHDRPSDYDRGRRKQAEFLAHQRFPWELIQHIGVHNATIRDQVAALLEHVNHKPIVTVQRKWYYD encoded by the coding sequence ATGACCGATATTTATCACATCACGCACATTCGCAACTTGCCCAACATTATTCAAGAGGGTGGGTTGTGGTGCGATGCTGAATCGGTCAGGCGAAATATCCAGCCTGTCGAAATTGCCTACACAGAGATCAAAGAGCGTCGCACTCGTAGAAACGTAACTGTCCCACCTGGAGGGGTGCTGGCAGAGTACGTGCCGTTTTATTTTTGCAATCGCTCTCCTATGCTTTACACCATCCACAAAGGTAATGTCCCTGCTTATCGAGACGGTCAGGAAAACATTCTGCATTTGGTCAGTTCTGCAGAAGCAGTGGCGCAAGCTGGCCTCCCCTTTGTATTCTCAGATGGTCATGCAGTCGTGCAAATCAGTCTCTTTTACAATGACTTGAATCGATTGAATGAAGTGGACTGGAAGGTTGTGGAAAGTTGGAGTTGGCATGACAGACCAAGCGACTATGATCGCGGGCGCAGAAAACAAGCAGAGTTTTTGGCCCATCAACGCTTTCCGTGGGAACTGATCCAGCACATCGGCGTACATAATGCAACTATCCGCGATCAAGTTGCGGCTTTGCTTGAACATGTTAATCATAAGCCGATTGTTACTGTCCAGCGCAAATGGTATTATGATTAA
- a CDS encoding helicase-related protein, whose translation MPANAFITNAKSRTLKKRLDELIQHSKELKFLVGYFYFSGWRELYESLRVQSDLTIKLLVGLDVDKSLNRVFEIEKDGKELSNDELADRFFESLNIALNDESLDNQEFYEQVSYFLELLQNGRLQIKKTLEPNHAKLYFFKVKDEVKGLLPEDGKFITGSSNLTRAGIQGQNEFNVEISDYGTKEAEEYFDDLWNTAVLITDIPERKEYLTRFVQNKTQVAEVTPFEAYALVLKSYLDLAEQKSIKPHVKRLLEDQGYKDYQYQTDAVNQALTIIEQYNGVIIADVVGLGKSVIAGMLARNLGRRGMVVCPPGLMGDAKRKDSGWHKYLADFKLHDWEVRSSGDLEKAVEYLQEYGDDVEVVVVDEAHRFRNEDTADYELLSNICRKRMVILLTATPFNNSPQDIFTLLKLFIVPGKSKITLDENLEGRFARYNADFRRLSYILRYYDHRDDEKRARAEKYYDQMFEAPLPIDIPRVKERAAKLSSEIRAVLEPVLIRRNRLDLKNDPVYSAEVTELSEVGEPKEMFYALTPEQMDFYDRVINEYFSEDGRFRGAIYQPFIYEEHEALTDTDGLSEEENRTFQQQRNLYEFMRRLLVKRFESSFGAFSKSIANFTRVHERVLEFIDNSGGKYILDRKLIEKIYNSNPDDIDAALLEFERQLSELKKRPKNQHVYIINEFDLADEFVQDIKSDLDLMREIQQRIKRLNLVQEDPKAESLINEIEKIINTLPEKGEPKRKVIIFSEYIDTVEHLAPILEKAFPGKVLSTSSGLSAAQLRNILANFDASFKFRERDDTYQILLTSDKLSEGVNLNRAGTIINYDIPWNPTRVIQRVGRINRIGRKVFQNLYIYNFFPTEKGADIVKSREIASQKMFLIHNTLGEDAKIFAVDETPSPSELFKRVNSNPEDEEEQSIFTRVRRTYFEIQSKYPEIIERIKEFPARVKTAKAFSENQLLVFRRKGLGLFIQLVNDTTKQKPEIKSPFFEDTLQLIECEVDEPRRNLSENFWASYEAIKEYREVQHVPKSEAALENKALNNLSTALHNFKAELEDHISFIRVLIEDLRDYKTLAKSTLRRFAGSKLEASKPKTISDFASELQVVKNNLGEDYLEVVKSKLGTLKSEVIIAIENHKV comes from the coding sequence ATGCCTGCCAACGCCTTCATTACAAACGCAAAATCCCGCACTCTCAAAAAGCGGCTGGATGAACTTATCCAACATAGCAAGGAACTTAAGTTCCTTGTTGGTTATTTCTATTTTTCGGGTTGGCGGGAGTTGTATGAAAGCCTGAGGGTTCAAAGCGACCTGACGATTAAATTGCTCGTCGGTTTGGATGTAGATAAAAGTCTGAACCGTGTCTTTGAAATTGAGAAAGACGGTAAGGAACTCAGTAACGATGAGTTGGCAGACCGGTTCTTTGAATCCCTGAATATTGCACTCAATGACGAATCTCTAGATAATCAGGAATTCTACGAACAGGTTTCATATTTCCTTGAACTTCTTCAGAATGGTCGTTTGCAAATCAAAAAAACACTGGAACCTAATCACGCTAAATTATACTTCTTCAAAGTGAAGGATGAAGTCAAAGGTCTTTTGCCGGAGGATGGAAAATTCATTACGGGATCCAGCAACCTTACCCGCGCAGGAATTCAGGGGCAGAATGAATTCAACGTGGAAATTTCTGATTACGGTACCAAAGAAGCTGAGGAATATTTCGATGATCTATGGAACACCGCGGTTCTGATCACAGATATTCCAGAACGAAAAGAATACCTAACGCGATTCGTCCAAAATAAGACACAAGTGGCAGAAGTCACACCTTTTGAGGCGTATGCGCTTGTCCTGAAGTCCTACCTTGACCTAGCAGAACAGAAATCCATTAAGCCACATGTGAAAAGGCTACTTGAAGACCAGGGTTACAAGGATTATCAATATCAGACTGATGCGGTCAATCAAGCCTTAACGATCATCGAGCAATATAATGGCGTCATCATTGCCGACGTGGTGGGGCTTGGAAAATCCGTCATTGCCGGGATGCTGGCTCGCAATCTTGGCAGGCGGGGTATGGTCGTTTGCCCGCCAGGATTGATGGGAGATGCAAAACGTAAAGACTCAGGATGGCACAAATACCTAGCTGATTTCAAATTGCATGATTGGGAAGTCCGCTCATCCGGCGACCTTGAGAAGGCAGTTGAATATTTACAAGAATATGGGGATGATGTGGAAGTTGTTGTGGTGGATGAAGCACACCGCTTCCGAAACGAAGACACTGCGGATTACGAGTTGTTAAGCAATATTTGCAGAAAACGCATGGTCATTTTATTGACGGCAACGCCCTTTAACAATTCTCCGCAAGATATCTTCACGTTACTGAAATTATTTATCGTCCCTGGAAAGTCTAAGATCACATTGGATGAAAACCTTGAGGGACGTTTCGCACGTTATAACGCTGATTTTAGGCGTCTTTCCTACATCCTTCGTTATTATGATCATAGAGACGATGAAAAGCGTGCTCGTGCTGAGAAATATTATGACCAAATGTTTGAAGCTCCGCTTCCAATTGATATTCCACGTGTGAAGGAAAGAGCGGCGAAACTCTCAAGTGAGATACGAGCTGTGCTCGAACCCGTTTTGATTCGCCGTAATCGGTTGGATCTCAAAAACGATCCCGTCTATTCAGCAGAGGTAACAGAGCTTTCAGAAGTGGGGGAGCCCAAAGAGATGTTCTATGCTCTTACACCTGAACAAATGGATTTTTACGATCGGGTCATCAATGAGTATTTCAGCGAAGATGGGCGGTTCCGTGGCGCGATTTATCAGCCTTTTATCTATGAAGAACATGAAGCCCTCACAGATACAGATGGTCTGAGCGAAGAAGAGAACCGAACATTCCAACAGCAACGCAACTTATATGAGTTTATGCGTCGTTTATTGGTCAAACGCTTCGAAAGTTCCTTTGGCGCCTTTTCCAAGAGTATTGCCAACTTTACGCGCGTCCATGAACGTGTATTGGAGTTCATCGATAATTCTGGCGGAAAATATATTCTGGATCGAAAACTTATTGAAAAAATATACAATAGTAACCCGGATGATATTGATGCCGCATTGCTGGAATTTGAACGACAACTTTCAGAATTAAAAAAGAGACCGAAAAATCAGCATGTGTATATTATCAATGAATTCGATCTCGCCGATGAATTTGTACAGGATATCAAATCCGACTTGGATCTCATGCGCGAAATTCAACAACGGATTAAAAGGTTGAACCTTGTACAAGAAGATCCTAAAGCAGAAAGTCTGATAAATGAAATTGAAAAAATAATAAATACCCTGCCTGAAAAGGGAGAGCCTAAGCGCAAAGTCATTATCTTCAGCGAGTACATCGACACTGTTGAGCATCTTGCTCCAATTCTCGAAAAAGCATTTCCCGGCAAGGTGCTCAGTACAAGTTCGGGTTTGTCAGCTGCTCAATTGAGGAACATCCTGGCTAATTTTGATGCTAGTTTTAAGTTTAGAGAACGCGATGATACATATCAGATACTCCTTACCAGCGATAAACTTTCTGAAGGTGTGAACTTAAATCGAGCAGGTACTATCATCAATTACGATATCCCCTGGAATCCAACACGTGTGATCCAACGAGTAGGGCGTATTAATCGTATAGGCAGGAAGGTATTTCAGAATCTTTATATTTATAATTTTTTCCCAACCGAAAAGGGAGCGGATATTGTAAAGAGTCGAGAAATTGCCAGCCAAAAAATGTTTCTTATCCATAATACTCTTGGTGAGGATGCAAAGATATTTGCCGTGGATGAAACACCATCCCCTTCAGAATTATTCAAGCGTGTAAATTCCAACCCTGAAGATGAGGAGGAACAGAGCATATTTACTCGGGTACGTCGAACGTATTTTGAAATTCAATCAAAATATCCTGAGATTATTGAGCGGATTAAAGAGTTTCCTGCACGTGTAAAAACTGCTAAAGCATTTTCAGAAAATCAATTGTTGGTATTTCGCCGTAAAGGTCTTGGGCTATTTATACAATTGGTGAATGACACGACAAAACAAAAGCCCGAAATTAAGTCCCCGTTTTTTGAAGATACCCTTCAATTGATTGAGTGTGAAGTGGATGAGCCACGGCGAAATTTAAGCGAAAATTTCTGGGCTTCTTATGAAGCTATAAAAGAGTATCGTGAGGTTCAACATGTCCCTAAAAGTGAGGCGGCACTTGAAAATAAGGCGTTGAATAATTTGTCAACCGCACTCCACAACTTTAAGGCTGAACTTGAAGATCATATTTCTTTCATTCGAGTTCTGATCGAGGATTTGCGAGATTATAAAACTCTCGCAAAGTCCACCCTTCGCAGGTTTGCCGGAAGTAAGTTGGAAGCATCGAAGCCAAAGACAATTTCGGATTTTGCCTCCGAACTGCAGGTAGTTAAAAATAATCTTGGTGAAGACTATCTTGAAGTTGTAAAAAGTAAGCTAGGTACATTGAAGAGCGAAGTGATCATCGCCATCGAAAACCATAAGGTTTAG